Proteins encoded within one genomic window of Methyloterricola oryzae:
- a CDS encoding histone deacetylase family protein: MTTLIYSHPSFFAHDTGGGHPESPLRLRAIDTVLKRSEFAALIRIEAPRASMEQLRLVHTQSHIDRVFELIPGKGEDIVFLDPDTIVSEQSGEAALHAAGAGCAAVDALFAGKADNAFCAVRPPGHHAMPEAGMGFCLFNNIAITAEHARKAHGIRRVAIVDFDVHHGNGTQAAFEHDREVLYASTHQYPWYPGSGAPNETGVGNIFNVGLPSGSGSIEFRSAMQGKILPAVDRFKPELLLISAGFDAHRDDPLASLNLTEDDFAWITRQLLELADRHARGRVVSMLEGGYNLEALGESVAAHVAELMKVPSRGH, encoded by the coding sequence ATGACCACGCTCATCTACTCCCATCCCAGCTTTTTCGCCCATGACACCGGCGGCGGACACCCGGAAAGCCCTTTGCGCCTGCGCGCCATCGACACCGTATTGAAGCGGTCCGAGTTTGCCGCGCTGATCCGAATCGAGGCACCGCGCGCCAGCATGGAACAATTGCGGCTCGTGCACACCCAGAGCCATATCGATCGCGTGTTCGAACTGATTCCGGGCAAAGGCGAGGACATTGTGTTTCTGGACCCGGACACGATCGTCTCGGAACAGTCCGGCGAAGCCGCCCTGCATGCCGCCGGAGCGGGCTGTGCCGCAGTGGACGCCCTATTTGCCGGAAAGGCGGACAATGCCTTCTGCGCCGTGCGCCCGCCCGGCCATCACGCCATGCCCGAGGCCGGCATGGGCTTCTGCCTGTTCAACAATATCGCCATCACCGCCGAACATGCCCGCAAGGCCCACGGCATTCGCCGGGTCGCCATCGTCGATTTCGACGTGCACCACGGCAACGGCACCCAGGCTGCCTTCGAGCATGACCGCGAGGTGCTGTACGCTTCCACCCACCAATACCCTTGGTACCCGGGTTCGGGCGCTCCCAACGAAACCGGCGTCGGCAACATCTTCAATGTCGGACTGCCTTCCGGCAGCGGCTCCATTGAATTCCGCAGCGCCATGCAAGGCAAGATCCTTCCGGCCGTCGACCGCTTCAAGCCGGAACTGCTGCTGATCTCCGCCGGGTTCGACGCACACCGCGACGATCCTCTGGCCTCACTCAATCTCACCGAGGACGACTTCGCCTGGATCACCCGGCAACTCCTGGAACTGGCTGACCGCCACGCACGAGGACGCGTGGTATCCATGTTGGAGGGAGGCTACAACCTCGAGGCCCTGGGCGAAAGTGTCGCCGCCCACGTAGCGGAACTGATGAAAGTACCGTCACGCGGGCACTGA
- a CDS encoding TonB-dependent receptor, giving the protein MWKNRIGGLAATLLACSAGAAEEAATSKAVTALDTVEVVGETPLSVSGVPVKQIPSPVQTTDAKKLDETESISLADYMRRFMGSVSVNDAQNNPYQPDVQFRGFTASPLLGLPQGLSVYYNGVRFNEPFGDTVNWDLIPEGAIDTMSLHSGSNPIYGLNSLGGAISVRTKTGFSAPGHHLEVGGGSWGRHWEEVISGWNNGTFGYFLDLKSFQEDGWRDFSTTDVKQGFGAFSWKDGRSQLNLTLAGNGNGLIGNGALPYQLYKQDPEAVFTHPDRTRTNLFLSSLDGNSWITDEIELSGTAYFRQNRVSTFNGDDSDFEACQDPANAEFLCDDDELVEEVNGNLVRASGSVEGATNNTSFTDQQTFGGSIQSAFHQDVFGLKNRGIIGGTYDEGQINFSSDTELASLTADRGTIGSGIQVNESRVRLKSRVRYYGVYLSDSLSVTDDLTITAGMRYNLAFVELDDRYVEPGEPTLDGFHKYDRVNPTAGLTYNFMPEIGFYGNYSESNRAPTAMELSCADPEAPCKLPNAFLSDPPLNQVVAKTWETGFRGELGQYIGGRLSWSAGLFRTENHNDIIFIGSGRLTNQGYFDNVGKTERRGIELGLNGEVDILRFGVNYTLLDATFQTPFIANSPNNPGADANGQTQVERGDRIPGLPRHMLKVHTDIEPIKDLVLGVNMVFNSNQYLRGDEANLDKPIPEYAIFNLYGEYRYNKHFTLFTRVDNLFDKQYQTFGTYGEADGVLGDAYSNTRFIGVGAPRAGWVGIKLSL; this is encoded by the coding sequence ATGTGGAAGAATCGGATTGGCGGTCTGGCCGCAACCCTTTTGGCCTGCTCCGCCGGGGCCGCGGAAGAAGCTGCAACATCCAAGGCCGTAACGGCACTCGACACCGTGGAAGTGGTGGGTGAGACCCCCCTGAGCGTCTCCGGTGTGCCGGTCAAGCAGATTCCTTCTCCGGTTCAGACCACCGACGCCAAGAAGCTCGACGAGACCGAAAGCATCAGTTTGGCCGATTATATGCGCCGCTTCATGGGCAGCGTCAGCGTCAACGACGCCCAGAACAACCCTTACCAACCGGACGTGCAGTTCCGCGGCTTCACCGCCTCGCCCTTATTGGGGTTGCCGCAGGGCCTCTCTGTTTATTACAACGGTGTCCGTTTCAACGAACCTTTTGGCGACACGGTCAACTGGGATCTGATACCGGAGGGAGCCATCGATACCATGAGCCTGCATAGCGGCTCCAACCCCATCTATGGGCTTAACAGCCTCGGTGGCGCCATCTCGGTGCGCACCAAAACGGGCTTCAGCGCGCCGGGACATCATTTGGAGGTTGGCGGCGGTTCCTGGGGACGGCATTGGGAAGAAGTGATCTCGGGCTGGAACAATGGGACATTCGGCTATTTTCTGGACTTAAAGAGCTTTCAGGAAGATGGCTGGCGCGACTTCTCCACCACCGACGTCAAACAGGGCTTCGGCGCCTTCAGTTGGAAGGACGGACGCTCACAACTAAACCTGACCCTGGCGGGCAACGGCAACGGCCTCATCGGGAACGGCGCCCTGCCTTATCAGCTTTACAAGCAAGATCCGGAAGCCGTGTTTACGCATCCCGACCGCACGCGCACCAATCTGTTTCTGTCCAGCCTGGACGGCAACAGCTGGATCACCGACGAGATCGAACTGTCCGGCACCGCTTATTTCCGCCAAAACCGCGTCAGCACCTTCAACGGCGACGACAGCGATTTTGAGGCATGCCAGGACCCGGCCAACGCCGAGTTCCTTTGCGATGATGACGAACTGGTGGAAGAGGTCAACGGCAATCTGGTGCGCGCCAGCGGCAGCGTGGAAGGCGCCACCAACAATACCAGCTTCACCGACCAGCAGACCTTTGGCGGCAGCATCCAGTCCGCCTTCCATCAGGATGTGTTCGGCCTGAAGAACCGCGGCATCATCGGCGGCACATACGATGAGGGCCAGATCAACTTCTCCTCGGACACGGAATTGGCCAGCCTTACCGCTGACCGCGGCACCATCGGCAGCGGCATCCAGGTCAACGAATCGCGTGTGCGCCTCAAATCGCGCGTCCGCTACTATGGCGTCTATCTATCCGATAGTCTTTCCGTCACCGACGATCTGACGATCACCGCAGGCATGCGCTACAACCTGGCTTTCGTGGAGCTAGATGATCGCTATGTGGAACCGGGCGAACCGACCCTGGATGGGTTCCACAAGTACGACCGGGTCAACCCGACCGCCGGCCTGACTTATAACTTCATGCCGGAGATTGGTTTTTACGGTAATTACAGTGAATCCAATCGCGCGCCCACGGCCATGGAACTAAGTTGTGCGGATCCGGAAGCGCCTTGCAAACTGCCCAATGCCTTCCTTTCAGACCCGCCGCTGAACCAAGTGGTCGCCAAAACCTGGGAAACGGGTTTCCGAGGCGAATTGGGCCAGTACATCGGAGGCCGCCTGAGCTGGAGCGCCGGCCTTTTTCGCACCGAAAACCATAACGACATCATCTTCATCGGCAGCGGCCGCCTGACCAACCAGGGCTATTTCGACAATGTGGGCAAGACCGAGCGGCGTGGCATCGAACTGGGCCTGAATGGCGAAGTGGACATCTTGCGCTTCGGAGTGAATTACACCCTGCTGGACGCCACCTTCCAGACCCCTTTCATCGCCAACAGTCCCAACAATCCGGGGGCGGACGCCAACGGCCAGACCCAGGTCGAACGCGGCGACCGCATTCCGGGCCTGCCCCGCCACATGCTGAAGGTGCATACGGACATCGAGCCCATCAAGGATCTGGTGCTGGGTGTGAACATGGTGTTCAACAGCAATCAGTATTTACGCGGGGACGAAGCTAACCTGGACAAACCCATACCGGAATACGCAATTTTCAATCTCTACGGGGAATACCGTTACAACAAGCACTTCACCTTGTTCACCCGCGTCGATAACCTGTTCGACAAGCAGTACCAGACTTTCGGCACTTATGGAGAAGCCGACGGGGTGCTGGGGGATGCCTACAGCAACACCCGCTTCATCGGAGTCGGCGCGCCTCGGGCTGGCTGGGTGGGCATCAAGCTCTCCCTGTAA
- a CDS encoding DUF6156 family protein, with the protein MNDIHAGTCRYFVTYTGIKLPFKLVNPLTEADIHNRNTFLRAYFDDAERLIGFQKVTYGEIEMEHRYEYHENGVLRRATVTDVDEEVTVLSFDSEGRARNE; encoded by the coding sequence ATGAATGATATCCATGCGGGCACCTGCCGGTATTTCGTGACCTACACCGGCATCAAACTGCCATTCAAGCTGGTCAATCCACTGACCGAGGCTGACATTCACAACCGGAACACCTTCTTGCGCGCCTACTTTGACGACGCCGAGCGGTTGATCGGGTTTCAGAAAGTCACTTACGGGGAGATCGAAATGGAGCACCGCTACGAATACCACGAGAATGGCGTTCTGCGGCGTGCGACCGTTACGGACGTGGATGAAGAAGTGACCGTGCTTTCGTTCGACAGCGAAGGACGCGCACGCAACGAATAA
- a CDS encoding MFS transporter yields the protein MTTVPSRGLEALRHSNFVRYFLARFFATLAVQMQGVAVGWQVYEITGQTLDLGLVGLAQFLPFVLLILPAGQLADRRDRRGILFACYAAEALCGSLLLLASTSEPAGPWPIFLIIGIYGAARAFMMPAGQAILPNLVPPQDFPNAVALSSSSFQIAVIAGPALGGVLYLAGAPVVYFVEASLLTVAMTLMLFTRLRQGNSQQANHAAGRSLLEGLRFVKSRPVVLGAISLDLFAVLFGGATAMLPAIASDILHVGPTGLGLLRTAPGVGAAVTALMLAYFPIRHHVGRWMFDGVALFGVATVLFGVSDYFPLSLFALFLLGMGDMISVYIRQMLVQLETPDAIRGRVSAVNSVFIGASNELGEFESGVTASLFGLVPSVILGGVATLMVMSLWSRLFPVLRDMDEFPRAKPPA from the coding sequence ATGACAACCGTCCCATCCCGGGGTTTGGAAGCCCTGCGCCACAGCAACTTCGTCCGCTACTTCCTGGCGCGCTTCTTCGCGACCCTGGCTGTGCAGATGCAAGGGGTAGCCGTCGGCTGGCAGGTCTATGAAATCACGGGTCAGACCCTCGACCTGGGTTTGGTGGGTTTGGCTCAATTTCTGCCGTTCGTGCTCCTGATCCTGCCTGCCGGCCAATTGGCCGACCGAAGAGACCGGCGCGGCATCCTATTCGCTTGTTATGCCGCGGAGGCGTTATGCGGCTCGCTGCTGCTGCTCGCCAGCACATCGGAACCGGCAGGGCCGTGGCCGATTTTCCTGATAATCGGTATCTACGGGGCGGCACGAGCCTTCATGATGCCGGCCGGGCAAGCCATTCTTCCCAACCTGGTTCCACCTCAAGATTTTCCCAATGCCGTCGCTCTGAGTTCTTCTTCATTCCAGATCGCCGTCATCGCCGGTCCAGCGCTTGGCGGCGTTCTCTATCTGGCTGGCGCACCCGTCGTCTATTTTGTCGAGGCCAGTCTGTTGACCGTCGCCATGACCTTAATGCTGTTCACCCGCCTGCGACAGGGGAACAGCCAACAGGCAAACCACGCGGCGGGGCGCAGTCTGCTGGAAGGGCTACGCTTTGTGAAGTCGCGGCCGGTCGTACTCGGCGCCATCTCCCTAGACCTGTTCGCCGTGCTATTCGGTGGCGCCACGGCGATGCTGCCGGCCATCGCCAGCGATATTCTGCACGTGGGACCCACTGGACTAGGGCTGCTTCGCACGGCGCCGGGCGTTGGCGCGGCGGTCACCGCCTTGATGCTTGCCTACTTTCCCATACGCCACCACGTAGGACGCTGGATGTTCGATGGCGTGGCCCTTTTCGGTGTTGCTACGGTGCTATTCGGCGTTTCCGACTACTTTCCCCTGTCCCTGTTCGCCTTGTTTCTGCTGGGGATGGGCGACATGATCAGCGTGTATATTCGCCAGATGCTGGTGCAATTGGAGACCCCCGACGCCATCAGGGGCCGCGTGAGCGCGGTGAATTCGGTTTTTATCGGTGCATCCAACGAACTCGGGGAATTCGAATCCGGTGTCACGGCTAGCCTGTTCGGTCTGGTACCTTCGGTGATCCTAGGCGGTGTGGCCACATTGATGGTCATGTCCCTATGGTCCCGATTGTTTCCTGTCCTGCGGGATATGGACGAATTCCCGAGAGCCAAGCCTCCCGCATAG
- a CDS encoding ABC transporter permease, which yields MENLKDSSPIPKLEVAPRERGRLVTVSGSWNLRGLSAAPGLQRELCLQAAAPAVAWDLLGVTALDSAGAALLWKSWAESLPVDIKLRPEHAQIFERWNTRHYPTALPPQPARLWPLRLLDTALEGWRQGTTIVTLLGQIVLDGLYLIAHPSKIPWKEISATLHEAGGRALGITALVGFLIGIVVSYLSSLQLRTFGASIYIINILGLSVIRELGPLLAAILVAGRSGSSMTARIGVMRVTQELDALAAMGISHSLRLILPKVVALTIAMPLLVVWTDVIALIGGAISANLELGINLTQFALKLPAAVPVMNFYIGLLKGAVFGLFIAIVACHFGLRIKPDTESLGNETTNSVVASITLVILLDAVFAILFRGVGLR from the coding sequence ATGGAAAATCTGAAGGATTCCAGTCCGATTCCGAAGCTTGAAGTAGCCCCGCGTGAACGGGGCAGGCTCGTGACCGTGTCTGGAAGTTGGAACCTTCGGGGCTTGTCGGCAGCCCCCGGCTTGCAGCGGGAACTCTGCTTACAGGCTGCCGCGCCCGCTGTAGCCTGGGACCTGCTTGGAGTCACTGCCCTGGATAGCGCCGGCGCAGCGCTGTTATGGAAGTCATGGGCGGAGTCCCTGCCGGTCGACATCAAACTTCGCCCTGAGCACGCCCAAATTTTCGAGCGTTGGAATACCAGGCATTACCCGACTGCGCTGCCTCCGCAGCCCGCCCGCCTCTGGCCGCTGCGCCTTTTGGACACCGCGCTCGAAGGCTGGCGGCAGGGCACAACGATTGTGACCTTGCTCGGACAAATTGTCCTGGATGGACTTTACCTGATTGCTCACCCCTCCAAGATTCCTTGGAAGGAAATTTCCGCCACGCTGCACGAAGCCGGGGGGCGCGCCCTGGGCATCACGGCACTGGTTGGGTTTCTCATCGGCATCGTGGTCAGCTATCTGTCTTCCCTGCAACTGCGCACGTTTGGTGCATCCATCTACATCATCAACATCCTCGGACTGAGTGTGATCCGCGAACTGGGGCCTTTGCTTGCCGCCATCCTGGTCGCTGGCCGGTCCGGGTCGTCAATGACCGCCAGAATTGGCGTCATGCGCGTGACCCAGGAGCTGGACGCCCTGGCCGCCATGGGGATTTCCCACTCCTTGCGCCTGATCTTGCCGAAAGTGGTCGCGCTGACCATCGCCATGCCCTTGCTGGTGGTTTGGACCGATGTCATCGCCTTGATCGGAGGGGCCATTTCGGCGAATCTCGAATTGGGTATCAACCTGACACAATTCGCGTTGAAACTCCCTGCGGCCGTCCCGGTCATGAATTTTTACATCGGTCTGCTGAAAGGGGCCGTGTTTGGCCTGTTCATTGCGATCGTCGCCTGCCATTTTGGCCTGCGCATCAAGCCGGACACGGAGAGCCTGGGAAACGAAACCACCAACTCGGTTGTGGCCTCCATAACCCTGGTGATTCTGCTGGATGCGGTATTCGCCATCCTGTTCCGCGGCGTGGGGTTGCGCTGA
- a CDS encoding ABC transporter ATP-binding protein, which produces MSPMVIEVKEVWTRFAEAVVHRDISLSVQEGEILGLVGASGCGKTVLMREMIGLQAPTQGAVELFGVDLQLADPQERQRLRNRCGVLFQSGALFSALSVFDNVAFPLRELKLLDEDLITRLVLMKLSMVGLQPEHALLMPAALSGGMVRRAALARALILEPELLFLDEPTSGLDPVLSEEFVALLEGLHRELGFSVVMITHDLHTLSDLCSRVAVLADQQLAVWGSFDQVLACPHPFVQRYFHGERARQIFRQQAS; this is translated from the coding sequence ATGAGCCCGATGGTTATTGAGGTCAAGGAAGTCTGGACTCGCTTTGCCGAAGCGGTGGTTCACAGGGATATCAGCCTGAGCGTGCAGGAGGGGGAAATCCTGGGGCTGGTGGGAGCATCAGGCTGTGGCAAGACCGTACTCATGCGGGAAATGATCGGCTTGCAGGCTCCGACCCAAGGCGCCGTGGAACTGTTTGGCGTTGATCTTCAGCTTGCCGACCCACAAGAACGCCAGCGACTCCGCAACCGTTGTGGCGTGCTGTTCCAGAGCGGTGCCCTGTTCAGCGCATTGAGCGTTTTCGACAACGTCGCTTTCCCGCTGCGGGAATTGAAACTGCTCGACGAGGACCTGATCACCCGCCTGGTATTGATGAAGCTTTCAATGGTAGGCTTGCAACCCGAACATGCTTTGCTCATGCCCGCAGCCCTCTCCGGCGGCATGGTGCGTCGCGCGGCCTTGGCGCGCGCCCTGATCCTCGAACCCGAACTACTCTTCCTGGATGAACCGACCTCCGGACTCGATCCGGTATTAAGTGAGGAGTTCGTTGCGCTATTGGAAGGCCTCCACCGGGAACTGGGATTCAGCGTCGTCATGATTACCCATGATCTGCATACTCTGAGCGACCTTTGCTCGCGCGTTGCCGTACTGGCGGATCAACAACTGGCTGTCTGGGGCAGCTTCGACCAGGTGCTGGCTTGCCCACACCCGTTTGTGCAGCGCTATTTCCACGGTGAACGAGCCAGGCAGATCTTCCGGCAGCAAGCCTCATGA
- a CDS encoding MlaD family protein yields MAITLWLGRYGDVSDTYVVTTNGSVSGLVEESTVLYRGVNAGKVVSILFDPEDVRNILVKINVKKGLPITHGTYAKLRIQGLTGLAQIELGDSGEQPQPLETNPSNPARITMRPSLVDKLSDSGGNILIRAEELIARLNAILNSDGQQRIQHILQNLETSTGKLASLEDRLDDAFAQVPPLTGSAQHSLHHLDDMAHQMSQLLKEGHSLLKDTGLLLQEGKSAAGQINHSTIPKLDATLESLTQTASEMRRVAKSLRDDPQALLHGNRHEQPGPGEPGFMEPRR; encoded by the coding sequence GTGGCCATCACCCTCTGGCTGGGCCGTTACGGCGACGTGAGTGATACCTATGTGGTAACAACCAATGGCTCCGTATCCGGTCTGGTCGAGGAGTCCACAGTGCTGTACCGCGGCGTCAACGCGGGCAAGGTGGTCAGCATCCTATTTGACCCCGAAGACGTCAGGAACATACTGGTCAAGATCAATGTCAAGAAGGGCCTGCCTATCACCCACGGGACGTATGCGAAGCTCCGCATACAAGGCTTGACTGGCTTGGCCCAAATTGAACTGGGCGATAGCGGCGAGCAACCGCAACCGCTTGAAACCAACCCTTCAAACCCTGCCCGCATTACGATGCGTCCGTCTCTGGTCGATAAGCTGTCCGACTCCGGCGGCAACATCCTGATCCGCGCCGAAGAACTTATCGCCCGTCTCAACGCCATTCTCAACAGCGACGGACAACAGCGCATCCAGCACATATTGCAGAATCTGGAAACATCAACCGGCAAGCTTGCCAGCCTGGAAGACAGGCTGGATGACGCTTTCGCTCAGGTGCCTCCCTTGACGGGCAGCGCACAACATTCACTGCACCACCTGGACGATATGGCGCACCAAATGAGCCAATTACTGAAAGAAGGTCATTCTTTGCTTAAAGACACGGGCCTGCTCTTGCAGGAAGGCAAATCGGCCGCCGGCCAGATCAACCATTCGACCATTCCAAAGCTCGATGCTACCCTGGAATCGCTTACCCAGACTGCATCCGAAATGCGGCGAGTGGCGAAGTCACTGCGCGACGACCCCCAGGCTCTGTTGCACGGAAACCGGCATGAACAGCCGGGCCCCGGCGAACCGGGGTTTATGGAGCCGCGCAGATGA
- a CDS encoding ABC-type transport auxiliary lipoprotein family protein: MNLTSSAKVLGAALLFIAGGCSVLPERMPPAALHDLGPVRAKEARIPVNSISVAAPEWLASDRIYYRLSYADPTRVLFYNQDRWLAPPAELLMQYLKLDVKKGIALKITLLNFEQIFDQPSSARVFVRVRVSLLSAQRGEAAHEQEFVFTHPCTQSNAKGAVAAYSALVPMIQQVIQGWLDPL; the protein is encoded by the coding sequence ATGAACTTAACAAGCTCCGCCAAGGTGCTCGGTGCTGCTCTGCTCTTTATTGCCGGAGGCTGCAGCGTCCTGCCCGAGAGGATGCCACCCGCAGCACTTCACGATTTGGGCCCGGTCAGAGCCAAAGAAGCGCGGATTCCGGTCAATTCCATTTCCGTCGCCGCTCCGGAATGGCTGGCGAGCGACCGCATCTATTACCGGCTCAGTTATGCCGACCCGACCCGGGTGCTTTTCTATAACCAAGACCGCTGGCTAGCCCCGCCCGCGGAACTCTTGATGCAATACCTGAAGCTTGACGTCAAAAAAGGGATCGCGCTGAAGATTACTCTGCTCAACTTTGAACAGATCTTCGATCAGCCGTCGTCTGCCCGCGTCTTCGTGCGGGTGCGTGTCTCCCTGCTTTCCGCGCAACGTGGCGAAGCTGCCCACGAGCAAGAATTTGTCTTTACACACCCTTGCACCCAGTCCAATGCCAAAGGCGCTGTTGCGGCTTATTCAGCGCTGGTTCCCATGATCCAGCAGGTGATCCAGGGCTGGCTTGACCCGCTTTAG